A region of Hydrogenimonas cancrithermarum DNA encodes the following proteins:
- a CDS encoding rhodanese-like domain-containing protein, producing the protein MTPEEISKAVHIRPTKEMLENGTMKIIDIRTEMEWRQTGIVPGAKCITFFDDFGNYDVDKFLEAYHEIADKETLVGLICRTGSRTRMVTNFLRQNGYNAVNLDGGVFYLNTIGFELVPYTPDN; encoded by the coding sequence ATGACGCCCGAAGAGATCAGCAAGGCGGTCCACATCCGTCCGACCAAAGAGATGCTGGAAAACGGAACGATGAAGATTATCGATATCCGTACCGAGATGGAGTGGCGGCAGACCGGAATAGTTCCTGGCGCGAAATGTATTACGTTTTTCGACGATTTCGGAAATTACGATGTAGACAAATTTCTCGAAGCGTATCATGAAATTGCGGACAAAGAGACGCTGGTAGGGCTTATCTGCCGTACGGGAAGCCGTACCCGCATGGTCACGAACTTTCTCCGTCAGAATGGCTACAATGCCGTGAATCTCGATGGCGGTGTCTTTTACCTCAACACCATCGGTTTCGAACTGGTCCCCTATACACCTGATAACTGA
- a CDS encoding NUDIX hydrolase, with protein sequence MSIKTPYLATDSIIECFDRKGDFQGIVLIERKNRPHGIALPGGFVEVGESVEHACIREMKEETGLDIELRYLLGVYSDPKRDPRFHTASVVFVSHAEGIPVGGDDAKTAKLFHLSAIPWERLVFDHEKILKDYLHHKETC encoded by the coding sequence ATGTCCATCAAGACACCCTATCTCGCCACCGACAGCATTATCGAATGTTTCGACCGAAAAGGCGATTTTCAGGGGATCGTTCTGATCGAAAGAAAAAACCGTCCACACGGGATCGCCCTGCCCGGCGGATTCGTCGAAGTCGGAGAGAGTGTCGAACATGCCTGTATCCGAGAGATGAAGGAAGAGACCGGGCTCGATATCGAATTGAGGTATCTGCTGGGTGTCTACTCCGATCCGAAGAGGGACCCGCGCTTTCATACGGCTTCGGTCGTTTTCGTCAGCCATGCCGAAGGCATTCCCGTCGGCGGCGACGATGCCAAAACGGCAAAACTTTTTCATCTTTCGGCCATTCCATGGGAACGGCTGGTTTTCGACCACGAAAAAATATTGAAAGATTATCTCCACCACAAGGAAACCTGCTGA
- the murA gene encoding UDP-N-acetylglucosamine 1-carboxyvinyltransferase, translating to MDYLSISGPSRLSGTVTISGAKNAALPLIAATLLCNEPCTIDNIPDVADIRTLLKLLGKLGSEFVFEEHTLSIDNEEITNTTATYDIVKTMRASILVLGPLLARFGRCEVSLPGGCAIGQRPIDLHLKALEQMGALIEIKNGYVVATAPEGLRGARIIFDKVTVTGSENIIMAAALAKGKTELINVAKEPEVVQLCEVLRDAGLQIEGIGTDELTIHGTDREPLCFQPFSIIPDRIEAGTYLCAAAITYSSIRLENVRADHLDAVTAKLHEAGCRIENDTKTMTIYPAARLKAFEISTTEYPGFPTDMQAQFMALATQAEGVSIIEERLFENRFMHVSELQRLGASIHLKGNTATLNGPIQLLGADVMATDLRASSALVLGGLAASGVTNVHRIYHLDRGYERLHEKLKGLGVDLERLKE from the coding sequence ATGGATTACCTATCGATTTCCGGCCCCTCACGTCTAAGTGGGACCGTTACGATCTCCGGTGCCAAAAACGCCGCTCTCCCTCTCATTGCAGCCACCCTTCTATGCAACGAACCCTGTACCATCGACAACATTCCCGACGTCGCCGACATTCGTACCCTCTTGAAACTGCTCGGCAAACTCGGAAGCGAATTCGTTTTCGAAGAACATACTCTGAGTATCGACAACGAAGAGATCACCAACACCACCGCGACTTACGACATCGTCAAGACCATGCGTGCGTCTATCCTGGTTCTCGGCCCGCTTCTGGCACGTTTCGGGCGATGCGAGGTGAGCCTGCCCGGCGGCTGCGCCATCGGGCAGCGTCCGATCGACCTGCACCTCAAAGCACTCGAACAGATGGGTGCACTCATCGAAATCAAAAACGGTTACGTCGTTGCTACCGCCCCGGAAGGGCTTCGCGGAGCGCGTATCATTTTCGACAAAGTGACCGTAACCGGCAGTGAAAATATCATTATGGCGGCTGCCCTGGCAAAGGGAAAAACGGAACTCATCAATGTGGCGAAAGAGCCCGAAGTGGTTCAGCTGTGCGAAGTCCTGCGTGATGCGGGGCTACAGATCGAAGGAATCGGTACCGACGAGCTGACGATACACGGAACCGACAGAGAACCACTCTGTTTCCAACCCTTTTCGATCATTCCCGACCGTATCGAAGCCGGCACCTATCTTTGTGCCGCAGCCATCACCTACAGCTCTATCAGACTCGAAAATGTCCGGGCCGACCATCTTGACGCCGTAACGGCCAAACTCCATGAAGCGGGATGCCGTATCGAAAACGATACAAAAACCATGACGATCTATCCGGCTGCCAGGCTCAAAGCGTTCGAGATCTCCACGACGGAGTACCCAGGATTTCCCACCGATATGCAGGCCCAGTTCATGGCACTTGCGACCCAGGCCGAAGGGGTGAGCATCATCGAAGAGAGGCTGTTCGAAAACCGTTTTATGCATGTGAGCGAACTTCAGCGGCTGGGTGCCAGTATCCACCTCAAAGGCAATACCGCAACCCTCAACGGCCCGATCCAGCTTCTCGGTGCAGATGTAATGGCGACCGATTTGCGGGCGAGCAGCGCACTCGTTCTGGGTGGCCTGGCGGCAAGCGGCGTTACGAACGTCCACCGCATTTATCATCTAGACCGTGGATACGAACGCTTACATGAGAAACTGAAAGGTCTCGGTGTCGACCTTGAAAGATTGAAGGAGTAG